The Stigmatella ashevillena genomic sequence GGACGCGGGGCCCGGGCGCGCTCGATGCGGGCGCGGACCTCGGCGGAGAGATCGGGGGCGGCCGCGGGCGCCTCGGGGGCGAACGCCTCGGGCTCGGACCCGGCCTCGGCCGAGCCCTCCGCGTTCTCCAGGACGCCCGTCAGCGCGCCGAGGCGGACACGGGGCTTGGCGCGGGACACATTCTGTTCGAAGGCTTTCTTCATGAGCGGAACGGGGGCGGTGGAGAAGGGAGAAAAGGGGTCATCCCGCGCGCGTGGCCTCGGCGCCACGGCGCGCCGCGGCAGCCACCATGCGTGGCAGGACGTTGTCAATCATGGCCTGGATGTCGGTGGCGCCCTTGGAGGTCGGGTCCGCGACGAAGACGGGCCGGCCCTCGCTGGCGGCCTGGGCGAACTTGGTGCACTGCCGGATGATGGTCGGCAGCAGGTACTCCGGGTAGTGCGTCTGAAGCGCCTCGAGCGCCTCCTTGGCCAACTTGAAGGTGGCGTTGAAGGAGTTCACCACGATGAAGACGTGGTCGAGCACGTGGTTCAAGTCCTCCTCCAGGCTCTGCACCGTCTCGAACAGCAGCTTCAGGCCATGGAAGGACAGGAAGTCGGCGAGCACCGGGACGAACAGGTCCGAGGCGGCCATGAGCGCGTTGAGGTTGAGCAGGCCGAAGGACGGGGGCGCATCGAAGACGACGACGTCGTAACGGGACTCCACCTCCTTGAGCGCGTTGCGCAGCTTGAACTCGCGGCCGGCCATGGGCATCAGCGCCAGGTCCACCGTGGACATGCTCAGGTTGGAGGGGATGAAGTCCAGGTTGGGCAGGGTGGACTTCTGAATCACCTGGGACAGGGGCGCCTTGCGCACCAGCACATCCTGGAGCGTCTTCTCGTAGTCCTCGCCCTCGTAGCCCAGGCACTTGGTGGAGTGGCCCTGACTGTCCAGATCGATGAGGAGCACCGCATAGCCCAGCTCCGCCAGCCGCCACGCATAGGAGGTGGACAGGGACGTCTTGCCGGTGCCGCCCTTGAAGTTGAGGAACAGCTGGCGCCGGTGGCCGATGGGGGCGGGGAACTTCTGGAGGGTGGTGCGCAACTCCCACACATCGTCGGGGGTGTAGGCGTCCTTCTTCAACGCCCCGGAGAGCTCCTTGGGAGTCACGCCGAGCATCTCGGCTACCTGCTTGGCGGTGTAGGTCGGAGCTTCCATCAAGAACCCTTCATCCCTCGAACCGGCGGGGGCCTACCTTGCCTCAAGCGGCAAAGTATTTGTGCCCTCTGCGAACCACAGCCCCCCGAGCCACCAGGAGGGTGAGCGCCTCCTGAGCCAACTCCACGGGAGCGGATAGCATGGATGCCAGCTCTCCGAACGAACGTCCTCGGATAGCGGTTCGAATGTCCTCCATCAACGGCGCACAGAGCGCCTCCACGGGAGAGGGGCGGGCGCGCTGCTCGGCCGGACGGGGGGCGGACGGCGCTTGGGGCCCGGAGCCCATCACCGCCAGGGCGGCCCGGACAGGCGCCGCCCGTTCGGGGGCCGGGGTGGGCGCCTCCCGGACCGGGGCCGGGCGGGCCACGCTCGCCCGGACGGCGACAGGCTCCGGGGCGGGGGTGGGCGCGGGAGGGGGACGCACCACCAGCGGGGTCCTCACGGGGTGGGCGGGCAGCAGGGAGAGGCGTCGAATCTCCCGCCGCCGCTGGGGCTCGTCGAGCTCCACCACGGCCGAGACATCCTGGCCGAGGATGCGCGAGAGGCTCTGAGAGGCAGACCTGCGCACGCGGCGGTCCGCGTCCAGGAGCGCGTCGAGCAGCAGCGTGCGGGCGCCCTCGCCGCTGCCAGCCCCCAGGGCCAGGGCCGCGAGGCTGCGCACCTCGGGGTCGGTGTCGTGGATGGCCTCCTCGCCGAGCCGGTGTGCGGCCTCCCCTTCCAGGCCCAGGGCCAGCAGCGAGGCCCGGCGGCGCACGGCCCGGTCCGGGTCTTTCATCGCCTGGGCCAGGTGGGGCGCGGCATCCTTGGGGGCCAGCGAGAGCAGCGCCTTGAGCGCGGCGATGCGGACCTCGGCCACGGGCGAGGCCAACAGCGGCGAGACGACGGAGGCGCCCTGCTCGCGGCACAGGCCGGCGAAGGCCTGGAGGAGCCCCACCTGCGCGCTGGGGTCCGTCTCGGCATGGAGCGCGGTGGCCAGGGCGGGCGCGGCGGCGGTCTGCCCCAGGGCCTTGAGGCGCTCGGCGGCGCGGATGCGGGCCGCGGGGTCCGCGGCGGACAGCTCGCGCACGGAGAAGCCGAACAGCGTCTCACCGGAGCGCCCCGCGGGCCCGACGTAGCCGGACAGCTCGGCGAGCTGCTCGGGGCTCACGCCCAACCGGCCCTCGTGGCGGAAGCGCTGGGCCTGCTGCACCACGGCCGAGGCCGAGACCGGAGCCCCGACCGAAGCCCCCATGGCCACCGTGGGCACGGCCGCCACGGCCAGCGCGACGGCGGGAACGGGCACGGACCAGAGCGGCTCGTCCTCGTCCGGCACGGGCGGCGGGGGCCGCTCCCGGACGCCACTACGGGCCACGGGAGGCGCGGGCGGAGGCGTGCCCCGCGGGGCGGGCCCTTCCGGGGTGGGCGGCGTGGGACGGTTCAGCGCCTCGCTGCGAAGCTGGGAGATGAACGACGCCAGATCGATGCCCAGGTCATCGTCATCTTCAGGGGTCTCGGGGGCCTGGGAGGCGGTGCGGATACGGGTGGCATCCAGCAGCTTGCCGAGCAACTGGGTCCGCTCATCGCGCAGCGCCTGGTTGAGACGGCTCAGCTCCTCGCGCTCGGAGTGGGCGCGGTGGACGCGCACCTCGAACTCGGCCAGCTCGCGGCGCAGGACGATCTCCCGCTGCCCCGTCGCGGCCAGCTCTCGCTGGAGCCGGGCCACTTCCTGACGCGCTGCATCCAACTCACCGTGGAGCTGGTCCGCGCGGGCCTCGAAGTAGACGATCTTTTCGAGTGCGCTCTTGAGCAGCGCGTCCGGACGCTCATCACTCACGGCCTGAACAGCCCTCCACCCAAAGCGCTAGAGAAACCCCCGGACAGCGCGTTCGTCGAAACAACGGAGGGCCATCTTGGGTCACGGGCGGCGGACCTTATGTCAGACCCAGATGGTAGGTAAACCCCCGAAATAGCTAGGGCTTTTCGCGTTTTGCGTCTCCTGGGAGATTGACAACGCCGCGCGGGCCGAATTCTCGGCCCTGGGCGAGACGGGAGAGGTGTGCGCCCCGCTAAGATGCCCGGCAAGGAGGGCCTTCCATGGCCATGAAGCGGTACCAGTGTCTTCCGTGCGGTCACATCTATGATCCCGCGGAGGGGGATCCCGCCTCAGGAATCCCCCCCGGGACCGCGTTCGAGCAGCTGCCCGGCAACTGGATTTGCCCGGACTGCGGTGCCAGCAAGGCCGACTTCGAGCCCATGAACGATTAGCCCCCGCGTGGTGGGTGCCTCCTGGCAAAGAGCCCGAGATATAAGCGCCCCGTCACACCGTCATCACCCAACAGGGGGCTCACAGCATGTCGAAGAGTATTCGTTCCGCAGCCGTAGCGTTCACCGTCTGCTTCGCGATGGCGGCGGGCGCGCAAGACACCGTCGAGATTGGCAAGGACGGGAACGTCAAGGTTCGCTCGGGTGGCCACAAAGTGGACGTGCGGGGCGGCAACGTGAAGGTCGAAAGCGAGGGCACCCACACCACGGTCGACGTGGAGCGGGACGACGACGACAAAGAGGACGCCGATGACGATTCCAGCGCGGAGATCGACATCACCGACGCGGGCCGTAAGGAGACACTCGCCTGCAACGGCACGACCGAGGTGTCGATCAGCGGCTCCTCGAACGACCTGACGTTCACAGGAGCGTGCAAGCGCGTCGATGTAACGGGCAGCTCGAACAAGGTCACCCTGGACGCCGTGGAGCAGATCGACGTCACGGGCACAGGCAATACCGTGACCTGGAAGAAGGCCGCAGGCGGACGCAAGAAGCCCAAGGTGAGCTCCACGGGCACAGGCAACAAAGTGTCCCAGCGGTAATCGCTCCAAGCTGCGGGCGGAGGCAGGCGAGCTGGGGCGCGGACTGCCCCGGGATGTGGCGCGGGTGCGCTGTGAGAGTTGCAAGGACGCGCTTCTTGTTCCTACTGCACCCGCCCTCCCCCTTCAGGGGGCTCCATTTCCGATACACTTCCCCCCCCACGGGCATTCAGGCCCGTGAAGATGCTCCCCCTCGCCCCAGAGTAGGCGTGATCCCCCGATGGTGGTCGATGCGGTTGCCAGAGGATCCATCGACGAAGTCGTCAGAACCATCAAGGACACATGAAAGCCTGGCCTGGGATATGGCTAGAGCAGCATTAAGTTCGCGCAAAAGCAGATTGAAGCGCTGGTGAAGGCTGAAACACGATCGTCAATGAGCATTATGAGGGCATGAACAATGTCCTTAGACCCGGGGCGTTGCCTGGGAATGTGGTTCTCTTCTTGCTCCAGAAGCTCCTGGAGTGTTTCTACTCTCAGATGCACACTGTTCGCCCCACTCTGGGAAGAGGGGACGCTCAGCAGACTCTCAAGGGAGCGACGCCATTCCTCTGCGGGGAGGGCTTCATCTTGTCGCCGACACCCGATCGCCAGGAATTGGCCCAGAAGCTGGTGAGCATTCCCAAACAACAGAGAGTCAACCTCGTGCAGCACTATCATCCCATGAGACAGAAGCCGCACTGTCTGGGATTCTACACCAACTTCCCCCGGCTCAAGCTGGCAGCGCAAGCGGGCAGACTCCCGAGAGGAACTGGCCAAGCCTTGCCCCGCACCGCTCCCCTCTTCGCTAAAAGGACGTGGAATGAACTTCCAAACGTGCAGCGCACTCCGCCAAGCCGTGGCCGTTGCTGTCGTCGTCGCTGGGTGCGCTACCTCTCAAGAGGCGCCTGAGACCTACGCTTGGGCGCCTGTACGCCCACCCCCTATGCCCGGCACGGGCCTCCCCTCCCCCGGGCAGCCAGGGCAGGTTCGCCCCCAGCCCCTACCTCGGAGCCCGCACAAGCGCGTGTTGCCGCCCACCCGGGAGCCGGGCCTTTGGGCCGGCGACGCTCCTCGGGCCTCGCAGGAACCAGAGGCGAACCCCGCACCGGAGAAGTCCAGCGCGAACAGGAGGGAGCGGCCTGCCCCGGTGACGACGGAGCGCCGCCGCCCAGAGTGCGAGCCCATCCCGGTGCCGCACGCGGGCGGAGATGACCCGCATAACGAATGCGCTGACAAGTACCCGCCGAACCGCTACCCCGGTAAGGACGTGCTCGTTGACGGCAAGCGCTTTGATGCGCTGCAAGTCGGCGTGCGCGTGCTGTGGGAGATCAAGACCGACCGATTTGACACGTATCATGACTTTGTCCAGGAGCAGGCGATCAGGAAGGAATATCCTTTGTTGCAGGAAGAGCGGACCATCGCAGAGGCATGTGGATATGGCTTCGTCGTTGGGGTGAGCACCCAAGCGCACAAAGACGCGTTACTCGCAGAGGATCTCACCCTCAATATTGTCGTCACGGGGTGCAAGCGATGACCAAGCGGAGGACCCTCATCTTCATCGTGTACGCCCCTGTGCTCGTGGGCAACGACGGGCGCACGCTCGCAGCCGTCCGTGGAATCGAGCGGGCGCTCTCCGGTGTGAGCTTGGAGTGGGAAGTGTCCGAGGAGGGGCGGCTCATCGCGTTGCCACAACGCGATGGGTGGCTTGCTGAGGCGACTGCGCGCGGGGAGTTCCCACTGCTGTGCAACGGCGACGAGAGTTACCCCGTGACGGTTTGGGGGAGTGGAAGACCGGCGCGCCTCAGCGCGGGCGGCCAGGCACAATTCGAAGTCCACGCGAAGCTGCCACTAGATGCGGTCGGCATCGCAGCGGCGGCGGAGATGCTGGAAGGCGTGGCGGAAGGCGCACGCGCGTTCTGGGGGCGCGTGTTGCCGGACGGCGTGGCCTCGGAGATGGCGAAACAGATTCGCCACTCGATGGATCAGCCGCATGTCCCGCCCCGGGGGCTCCCAGCGCTCAACCTCCCCCAGCACATTCCTTCGCCAGCGATTCCCCATCACCTTGGGTGGCTGAACTACTGGTCGGCTGCCGCTGCACAAGCCATCGGGTTCCCGGACCCTGTCCGCGATGAGGACTTGCTCTCTCGGACGCGGCGCACTGCAACGGGCGGGTGGGTCGTTCGGCTCACGGAGACGCCGCTCGAACTCGACAACCCCGCGCACCTTACGGCGCTCTTGCGCGCGTATGAGCGCTTCCCGGAGATTGGCGGGCGCGTGACTCCGGGCTGAGTGGGGCTGCTGGGTGCTGCCAATTCCGCGGTGATCCGGTTCTTGCGCGCGGTCTTGTGCTTCTTTAGTTCCCG encodes the following:
- a CDS encoding ParA family protein, encoding MEAPTYTAKQVAEMLGVTPKELSGALKKDAYTPDDVWELRTTLQKFPAPIGHRRQLFLNFKGGTGKTSLSTSYAWRLAELGYAVLLIDLDSQGHSTKCLGYEGEDYEKTLQDVLVRKAPLSQVIQKSTLPNLDFIPSNLSMSTVDLALMPMAGREFKLRNALKEVESRYDVVVFDAPPSFGLLNLNALMAASDLFVPVLADFLSFHGLKLLFETVQSLEEDLNHVLDHVFIVVNSFNATFKLAKEALEALQTHYPEYLLPTIIRQCTKFAQAASEGRPVFVADPTSKGATDIQAMIDNVLPRMVAAAARRGAEATRAG
- a CDS encoding HEAT repeat domain-containing protein, which encodes MSDERPDALLKSALEKIVYFEARADQLHGELDAARQEVARLQRELAATGQREIVLRRELAEFEVRVHRAHSEREELSRLNQALRDERTQLLGKLLDATRIRTASQAPETPEDDDDLGIDLASFISQLRSEALNRPTPPTPEGPAPRGTPPPAPPVARSGVRERPPPPVPDEDEPLWSVPVPAVALAVAAVPTVAMGASVGAPVSASAVVQQAQRFRHEGRLGVSPEQLAELSGYVGPAGRSGETLFGFSVRELSAADPAARIRAAERLKALGQTAAAPALATALHAETDPSAQVGLLQAFAGLCREQGASVVSPLLASPVAEVRIAALKALLSLAPKDAAPHLAQAMKDPDRAVRRRASLLALGLEGEAAHRLGEEAIHDTDPEVRSLAALALGAGSGEGARTLLLDALLDADRRVRRSASQSLSRILGQDVSAVVELDEPQRRREIRRLSLLPAHPVRTPLVVRPPPAPTPAPEPVAVRASVARPAPVREAPTPAPERAAPVRAALAVMGSGPQAPSAPRPAEQRARPSPVEALCAPLMEDIRTAIRGRSFGELASMLSAPVELAQEALTLLVARGAVVRRGHKYFAA
- the rd gene encoding rubredoxin, whose amino-acid sequence is MAMKRYQCLPCGHIYDPAEGDPASGIPPGTAFEQLPGNWICPDCGASKADFEPMND
- a CDS encoding DUF3060 domain-containing protein translates to MSKSIRSAAVAFTVCFAMAAGAQDTVEIGKDGNVKVRSGGHKVDVRGGNVKVESEGTHTTVDVERDDDDKEDADDDSSAEIDITDAGRKETLACNGTTEVSISGSSNDLTFTGACKRVDVTGSSNKVTLDAVEQIDVTGTGNTVTWKKAAGGRKKPKVSSTGTGNKVSQR
- a CDS encoding DUF6310 domain-containing protein, which translates into the protein MTTERRRPECEPIPVPHAGGDDPHNECADKYPPNRYPGKDVLVDGKRFDALQVGVRVLWEIKTDRFDTYHDFVQEQAIRKEYPLLQEERTIAEACGYGFVVGVSTQAHKDALLAEDLTLNIVVTGCKR
- a CDS encoding DUF5953 family protein, whose product is MTKRRTLIFIVYAPVLVGNDGRTLAAVRGIERALSGVSLEWEVSEEGRLIALPQRDGWLAEATARGEFPLLCNGDESYPVTVWGSGRPARLSAGGQAQFEVHAKLPLDAVGIAAAAEMLEGVAEGARAFWGRVLPDGVASEMAKQIRHSMDQPHVPPRGLPALNLPQHIPSPAIPHHLGWLNYWSAAAAQAIGFPDPVRDEDLLSRTRRTATGGWVVRLTETPLELDNPAHLTALLRAYERFPEIGGRVTPG